In Hemicordylus capensis ecotype Gifberg chromosome 8, rHemCap1.1.pri, whole genome shotgun sequence, the DNA window tcccaagcagtttacaagggcctagagcacctttcttatgaggcaaggctacaacacctggggctttttagtttagaaaaaagactatggggagacatgatagattagactgtgagccctttgagaacgggggccattttatttatttaattgttatttctctgtgtaaaccgccctgagccatttttggaagggtggtatagaaatcgaattgatgatgatgatgatgatgatgatgatgatgatgatgatgatgatgataatagaggtctataaatcatgcatggtgtggagaaagtggatagagagaaattcttctccctctcgcttaacactagaaccagggtcatcccatgaaattgatggccaggaaatctaggaccaacaaacggaagtactttttcacataatgcatactcaacttgtggaattctctgccacgagatgtggtgacagccaaaaacctggatggtttgaagaggggtttggataacttcatggaagagaggtctatcaacggctactagttggagggctacaggccacctccagcctcaaaggtaggatgcctctgagttccagttgcaggggagtaacagcaggagagagggaacgccctcaactcctgcctgtggcttccagcagcatctggtgggccactgtgtgaaacaggatgctggactagatggaccttgggcctgatccagcagggctgttcttatgttcttatgatataaaatggctccctatccccaaagggctcacaatctaaaaaagaaacagaagagtgTGCTCTTGGGATACTGGATGGTTGGCAGCTTGTATGGTAGGCATGACGGCTGCTTTCACATAGGAACACTTTGTGGATATACAGTACATTGCATCTGTTAGGTTCATGACATGGCCCTGATCATGTTAATGGCACACACCGCAGAGATCAAGAGTGGCTAGAAAAGGATTTTCTCATCTAGCACCTGTCCTTGTTTTCAGAAACATCGGATGGAAGACCTGAGAATGTAACTGGTTTTGTCCCAAGCTCAATGGAACCAGAAAGCAAGGACTACATCCCTACTGCCTGGAGTTCGGTTCCTTCTGCCACGGAAGAGGCTCGTTCTGCCAGCGAGACTGTTCAGGAGCTGCAAGAGCTGGCCCAAGTGGGCTCCACCCTGCCACCCAACAGGAGTGTTGAGGAAGCCTCTAGTGTTGCAGAAGCCCCGATGAGAACTCTAGCACCCGGAATGGAGAGGCGTAACCCAAGTACAGTGTCTCCAGGGGCTCCGAGCAAAGCATACCTCATGATGTCAGAAGGACTGCCACATAACACCCGGCTCTTGGAAATGGAGACTAAAATGACAGCcagcactgctgcccagaagagcAGTGAGCCGCAAGCTCTGCAGAACCCAACCCGTGGCTCTGGAGTGCTGAGAATCCAGTCTCCAAGCTACACACAAAGTGGGCAAAGTCCCATTGAAGGAACAAGAGCTAATCAAGGAATTGCACTTGCAGCTTACACTCGTACCAAAAGCACAGTGCCTCCGTTTAGCCTCGGCAAGGGAGCTGCAAGAAGGCTTGATAGGCTGGTGCAGAGCACTCTCCTTTCTGGATCAAGAGCCATGGATGTGGGGCAGATCACAGAACTACCTTCCCCTATGGAGACAGGAATCGATGAGTCTGAAAATGGCTCGCCCAGCTCAATCAAGGGGGGACCTTTCACTGTGGtggaaaaccaaaccaaagaaggTATGGATCTCTTCCATCCAGCCACAAGTCACTCCAGAAGCAAAACTGGCCACCTTCAGGATATGCACTCTGTGGAAGGCATACGAGATAAAGCAGTGAGCTCTTCCTATATGACACCCTCTCGGAGAGCCCCTGGAAGTACAGTAGTCCCAAATGCTGGAGCTTCTTCCAATCCCCCAGACAGTGAAGCAAGAAGCCAGGCACTCTTCACTATCAGCAGCCACCGTGGAATAgtggggaaggaagaaaaaggcTTCTACAACAAGGAGGCTACTGAGCCAGCTTTCACACTGGCCTCCCATAGTAGGAAACCCTCTGTGGCACAGGAACGAGAATATGGGATGCTTCCTACTGATGGGGATCGAGGAAGTTCACGGGCTCAAAGTCAACATCTTGATAGGCTCAGGGCCCCTACTGGAGAGCCATCCCCTTGGGCAACAACTGCAGGTGATTCAGCTGATTCAAGACAAAAGGAAACTTTTTCTGAGAGCAGTCCAATGGGGTCCACTTCCATAGAAGTGGGCACAATCTCTCCTCTGCCCCTCACTTATCGGGCAAGAAAGGGCTACAGACAGGGAGCGTTGGCACATACACCTTTGGGACCAGTCTCTGAGACTGAGCAGGTGATGCACAAGACATGGCCCCTCCTGAGGTCCCATGAGACACCTAGAAGTGCAGCTGCCGAAACAGTGGTGGGAATCCCACCGGTCCAGCTTGAACTCCAGACTGAAAGGGGGCACCTGGAAGGAACTGCATGGCCCATGTCTGAAACTGGGGAGGGGCAAACGTGGAGCTGCCCAGCCAAGCTCCTGTGCAGGAAGAACAGGCTTTACTAGCAACTGAAATGGAGCAAGCCATGCATTCTACAGAGGAGACCTCTCCACTGAAACTCTCTTGGTCTCCAAGCTCTAGGCCAGCTCAGAGGGGAGACACAGCTTCATCACTGCAACCAAGAAACATGGAAGGCTATAGCTCTAGTGCCCATGCTGCAGGATGGACTGCAAGGGTGCATGCTGAAGAATCACTAAAGCATGCCACAGAAGCAGCAACTATGGAAAGCCTGTCTCGTGGGCAGAAGGCTAGTGTTGGCCATGAGGAAGAACCTGGAGGCAAAAGGCCTGCAGGAACTGAACTCCCCAAAGAAGCCAAGACCCACAAAAGAGCATCTCTGTGGCAAGTACTGCCCACGGCATCACTTGGGAGCCAAATGCCCAGAAACCCTGAGTGTGGTATGGCAGAAACCAGACAACAGGAacaacctcctcctccccactcagtTGGAACTAGTATTGCTGGAACAGGAGATGGTGCTCATGGCCAAGCCAAGAATTCTACTGGGCTGAGAACAGTACCCTCTCAAAGCCAATGCAGAGGGAGAGGGGCTGGCTCTTCATACATGAAGCATGCTACCAAGAGGCCAGCTTCCTTGGACATACCGTTGGAAAATGAGGCTACTCAGGAATCCAAGTCGGGTGCAGAAACCAAAGGACACAGCTCTGTCTCAAAAGGGAGATCTCTCCCCAAAGAGAGTGAGAAGGTATTGTCTGTCCCAGAAACAAGTACTTCTCCCAGCTGGAGGAGAGACACCAAAAATCGAAGAGAGGAAAATGGAATGGGCCATTACCCACAACCTCTGGAAGAGACTTCATTGGCAGTAATGAGTGAACTTACAAAGCCACATAAAAGGACTCCAGAGAGTACTATAGCAAGTGATCAAGGAACTGCTAAAACTACCAGTGCTGGTTCTTCCCACTTCTCCACCACCTTGGCTTTTGGCAACCCAACTCTGCAGGAAGTGCAAGAACCCCGACGTTCTCTTCGTTTAGGAGGAACAGGATCAGAATCTGTACCAAATGATGGGGGGCCACCTGTAAAATATTTGGAATCTGCCACTGAAAGAAAAGGCTCCTCTAGAGAAATAACAAGCCCTTTTGCAGAAGGGAGACTGTCTGAGCCAGCAAATGCAACAGAAAAGTCTTACCATGGGATTAAATGGGCCACAACCCAAGGCTGGAAAGATGCACTTGAAAAAAGTAGGGACACCACTTCTCCCTTATCTGAAGCACAGCCAATGGCCTTGATTCATGGCATTAATGAAGGGACAGCCGTGCCCCTGACCGCCCCAGAATCTCCCACACTTCTAAACTATAGAAAGGGGCCTGCTGGTCGCCATTCTACAAAGGAAACTCTACAATCCAGACAAGCCTCTGAAACGCAGACTGTAGTGAATGGAGGAGAAATCACTGTGAGCAGCATGATGGAAGGGAAACCAGAGCAAGATGGTGGTCCCTCTGTCGTCAACCCCAATTTCCTTCATTATATTGACAAGAGGTCTCTGCCAGAGATAATGGCAAGAACCTTGGTACTGGCGTTGCCACAAGAGGAGGACTGCAATTGTGAGCCACTGGGGCTGAATTGCAGGTGTCTAAATCCCAGTAAACCAACAGTGGCTGGTTCTGTGAAGACAAAAGCATTCCTGAAGAAACATGTCCTCAGAACCAtgatggcggcggcagcggctctTGGGAATGGGCACAAGCCTGAAAAAGCTGTAGGGATGTCTGCTTCAAACATTGAATTGCCACATCTttgtaggaagttgccttctgcaGTGGAAATGGCAGGAAATGACCTACCGGCCCCTCGAAGAACAATGAAGGCAGCACAGCCCCTCTTCTGTTCCTTTGAGCAAGACTTGTGTGGCTGGGAGCAGAGTAAGGAAGATGACCTGGACTGGATCCTTGAGAAAGAGCAAGAGCAGTCTGTGGATGATCAAGATATTGCAGGAATGCCTTGCAGGGCCTCTGGTGCGTGGCTTTTGTGAAACTCCTTCtctggggcgggtgtgtgtgactTGCTAGAGGAGAGTGGTTGggttcattttcattcattcattcattcattcattcattcattcattcattctctctctctcagtaatgCCCAAAGCTTGCCACCAGAGATGCAAGTGCTTCCCTCTGCCTCATGGTGGGGCCGCCAGCTCCTGTGGAAATCTCTCAAAATACTTAATAGGGCAGTCCTCCattctaattagggtaggagacacACCCTACCCAAGTTagggagctgtgggtgctcctGTTTTGATTGCCTATGAGCAAAGCAAGGTGGGGAGCAGGAAGTGATCATCTACTAACCCAGCAACTGGGTTGTGGTTTTGTCCTCCCTTATTAAAGAGCCCTccaatccagctgctgcttagcaggctatcacttcctccccccacttgctgctttctcaccattGGAAAATGGGAGGGTGCGCAGCTCCCAAACTTGAGTAGGATGCATCTCTTACCCTAACTAGACCTGTGTGAAACAGCCCAATACACTTGTCCTATATTTTCATGGGTAAGTTGAAAACTTGTTGGCTGCCCAAGGATTTCTAATGAGCTCATAAGAGAGGCAAATTCAACCCTGGGGCTTCCCAACCTCAGCTCTagacacataggaaactgccatatactgagttggaccattggtctatctagctcagtattgtcttcacagactagcagctgcttctccaaggtttcaggcaggagtctctctcagccctatattggagatgctgccagggagggaacttggaacctaaatactcttcccagagcggctccatcccctgaggggactctcttccagtgctcacacttctagtctccctttcatctgaaaccaggccagaccctgcttagctaaggggacaagtcatgcttgctaccacaagaccagctctcctcctaaccTTGTGAAAGGATGGCAGTGGTATCAAACCAACCATGATCTTGTCCTCTTCACCAGGTGGCTACATCTCCCTGAAGTCTCCAACAATCCAAGTTCCTAGTAAAAAGGCAATTCTGATCAGCCCCGTCCTACATGGCACtcggtgtctgaagttctggtaCAGAACAATGGGCTCTGTCGCAGGTAAGTGGCTTCTGTGTGAAAGGGACTGTGGGTATTTGATAACCTGGCTACCCCCTAATCAGAAACAATTCCTCCTGCTAGATAAGAATCCATCACCAGAGTTTTTAGATGATGAAGGAACCCTTTTTCTGCTTCCCATCACCTGGAAAACTTTTGTATAATTGATGCTTTCTTCCCCTGTTCTTTTTGCAGTGTCCTTGATTAGTACTGTGGCTGACTGCATAATTTTAAGGTTGTGAGCCACTgtgtcttatatttttaaaatgtactgccTACCTCTGTAGAAAATTGACAGTGTATTAGAGAACAACATTCTTCTCCCCACTCCAGAAAAGAAGCTATCCCTTGATAAGCTGCATATGTATAGATGCGAGCCCTGGACCTATGGGAAGGGGCCGAGGGCAAACAGTTTGCTTCCTATTTGGTAAAATCAAGCTACAATCTAGTGTGAGCCTTTTGTGTCTCTGCCAGGAAGCTGCTTCCACCTTGTGGGGAGAAGCTTAGCTCTTCCTGCCCCCC includes these proteins:
- the LOC128334030 gene encoding uncharacterized protein LOC128334030 isoform X1 translates to MKHATKRPASLDIPLENEATQESKSGAETKGHSSVSKGRSLPKESEKVLSVPETSTSPSWRRDTKNRREENGMGHYPQPLEETSLAVMSELTKPHKRTPESTIASDQGTAKTTSAGSSHFSTTLAFGNPTLQEVQEPRRSLRLGGTGSESVPNDGGPPVKYLESATERKGSSREITSPFAEGRLSEPANATEKSYHGIKWATTQGWKDALEKSRDTTSPLSEAQPMALIHGINEGTAVPLTAPESPTLLNYRKGPAGRHSTKETLQSRQASETQTVVNGGEITVSSMMEGKPEQDGGPSVVNPNFLHYIDKRSLPEIMARTLVLALPQEEDCNCEPLGLNCRCLNPSKPTVAGSVKTKAFLKKHVLRTMMAAAAALGNGHKPEKAVGMSASNIELPHLCRKLPSAVEMAGNDLPAPRRTMKAAQPLFCSFEQDLCGWEQSKEDDLDWILEKEQEQSVDDQDIAGMPCRASGGYISLKSPTIQVPSKKAILISPVLHGTRCLKFWYRTMGSVADKINIYIKLLNSSEWHKVWSMKEDQGMDWYPVAIPISEIGKLQVALEGVTGHNLGNRAGIDDLLVCRKPCWECYNTKSILCGENKIN